The Acidimicrobiales bacterium genome has a segment encoding these proteins:
- a CDS encoding ABC transporter ATP-binding protein, producing the protein MTASTTTASTASTAVEVQGLRREFDGRVVLDGLDLTIAPGEFVALLGRSGSGKSTLLRALGGLDGDYSGSAQVPARRSVVFQEPRLLPWVRTLPNVTVGLSAAAARRGPAMLEEVGLSGHARAWPVTLSGGEAQRVALARALVREPELLLLDEPFGALDALTRIRMHLLLQELCARYRPAVLLVTHDVDEAILLADRVLVLTDGRIRCDEPVAVPAPRLRSAPAFAALRSRLLAELGVTEPG; encoded by the coding sequence CGGCCTCGACCACCACCGCCTCGACGGCCTCGACCGCCGTAGAGGTGCAGGGCCTGCGGCGGGAGTTCGACGGGCGGGTCGTGCTCGACGGGCTCGACCTGACCATCGCCCCGGGCGAGTTCGTGGCCCTGCTGGGCCGCAGCGGGTCGGGCAAGAGCACGCTGCTGCGGGCCCTCGGCGGCCTCGACGGCGACTACTCCGGCTCGGCGCAGGTGCCCGCCCGGCGCTCGGTGGTGTTCCAGGAGCCGCGGCTGCTGCCGTGGGTGCGGACGCTGCCGAACGTGACCGTGGGGCTCTCGGCGGCGGCCGCCCGCCGAGGCCCCGCCATGCTGGAGGAGGTGGGCCTGAGCGGCCACGCCCGGGCCTGGCCGGTGACGCTGTCGGGCGGCGAGGCCCAGCGGGTGGCCCTGGCCCGGGCGCTGGTGCGGGAGCCGGAGCTGCTCCTGCTCGACGAACCGTTCGGCGCCCTCGACGCCCTCACCCGCATCCGGATGCACCTGCTGCTGCAGGAGCTGTGCGCCCGCTACCGGCCGGCGGTGCTGCTGGTGACCCACGACGTCGACGAGGCGATCCTGCTCGCCGACCGGGTGCTGGTGCTCACCGACGGCCGCATCCGCTGCGACGAACCCGTCGCCGTCCCGGCCCCCCGCCTCCGCAGCGCCCCGGCGTTCGCCGCCCTCCGCTCCCGCCTGCTGGCGGAGCTGGGCGTCACCGAACCGGGCTGA
- a CDS encoding MarR family transcriptional regulator → MSLNSRPLPFDAIAEARRQWESHGWKGASAMATVTSIMRAQQIVLARVDAVLRPLDLTFARYEALVLLFFSRNGSLPMGKMGSRLMLHPTSVTNIIDRLEDQGLVRRASHPTDRRTTLAEITDEGRKVVEAATEATSEISLGMGNLTDGDLDRITDLLRHLRVDAGDFPE, encoded by the coding sequence ATGAGCCTCAACAGCCGGCCGCTCCCCTTCGACGCGATCGCCGAGGCCCGGCGGCAGTGGGAGTCTCACGGCTGGAAGGGCGCGTCGGCGATGGCCACGGTCACGTCGATCATGCGGGCCCAGCAGATCGTGCTGGCCCGGGTCGATGCCGTGCTGCGGCCGCTCGACCTGACCTTCGCCCGCTACGAGGCCCTGGTGCTGCTGTTCTTCAGCCGCAACGGTTCCCTGCCGATGGGCAAGATGGGGTCCCGGCTGATGCTCCACCCCACGAGCGTCACCAACATCATCGACCGACTCGAGGACCAGGGCCTGGTGCGGCGGGCGTCGCACCCGACCGACCGGCGGACCACCCTCGCCGAGATCACCGACGAGGGGCGCAAGGTGGTCGAGGCAGCCACCGAGGCCACCAGCGAGATCTCCCTCGGGATGGGGAACCTCACCGACGGCGACCTCGACCGCATCACCGACCTGCTCCGCCACCTCCGCGTCGACGCCGGCGATTTCCCGGAGTAG
- a CDS encoding PIN domain-containing protein, whose amino-acid sequence MAEPRRLVDTSVLARGHQPAVAERLEALALAGKLWTCRMIDLEYVYSRRARAVSETIRERRALAEVPITTATLDRALDLMEALAEAGKHRQVGLADCVIAASALQAGISVLHYDRDFERIAEVSGLEAEWVAPAGSLDGG is encoded by the coding sequence ATGGCTGAGCCCCGCCGACTCGTCGACACGTCGGTTCTCGCCCGCGGCCATCAACCGGCCGTCGCCGAACGACTCGAGGCCCTCGCTCTGGCCGGCAAGCTCTGGACGTGCCGGATGATCGACCTGGAGTACGTCTACTCGCGACGGGCACGGGCCGTCAGCGAGACCATCAGGGAACGCCGAGCACTGGCGGAGGTGCCCATCACGACGGCAACCCTCGACCGAGCGCTCGACTTGATGGAGGCACTCGCCGAGGCCGGCAAGCACCGGCAGGTGGGTCTCGCCGACTGCGTGATCGCCGCCAGCGCCTTGCAGGCGGGGATCTCGGTGCTGCACTACGACCGGGACTTCGAGCGGATCGCGGAGGTCTCCGGGCTGGAGGCGGAGTGGGTGGCGCCGGCGGGGAGTCTCGACGGCGGTTGA
- a CDS encoding AI-2E family transporter, producing the protein MSEDVGTGTVETPDVQPMTLPAPPPPGPPTPGVVRMTIGPEVVAMVLGSIAVGVLAFGVAVAARRILGWAVAAAIVAALLEPFVERLDRYLPRVVAILTGLLLVGVVAGSVATGILADLGNQFDRLRDEAPRAADELEDSDRFGELAQNFRLEERVDTVLDRLRDPTSGVASEKAASAAGAYLVGAVLTAFLLSSGPKMGEAALLQVADATQREHLRQLVRTGFARGRTYVLFGLAKAAVVGSVGWALCYWQDVPAPIVLGVAVAALSVVPGFGVLVAGIFAVLLEAGLGTVEGVIWLAVAFVLLQAADVVFVRRIVIPRSLSVGPAVVVIAVIVGFEVYGIGGALFAAVLAIFAIAMLDAAGGIIEAAESQPPSQPSTTPPDA; encoded by the coding sequence ATGAGCGAGGACGTCGGCACCGGGACGGTCGAGACGCCGGATGTGCAACCGATGACGTTGCCGGCGCCACCGCCGCCCGGTCCGCCGACGCCCGGCGTGGTGCGGATGACCATCGGCCCCGAGGTGGTGGCCATGGTCCTGGGGTCGATCGCCGTGGGGGTCCTGGCCTTCGGCGTGGCGGTGGCGGCCCGACGGATCCTCGGCTGGGCGGTGGCGGCGGCGATCGTGGCGGCCCTGCTGGAGCCGTTCGTCGAGCGCCTCGACCGCTACCTGCCCCGGGTGGTCGCCATCCTCACCGGTCTGCTGCTGGTCGGGGTGGTGGCGGGCAGCGTGGCCACCGGCATCCTCGCCGACCTCGGCAACCAGTTCGACCGCCTCCGCGACGAGGCCCCCCGGGCCGCCGACGAGCTGGAGGACTCCGACCGCTTCGGGGAGCTGGCGCAGAACTTCCGCCTGGAGGAGCGGGTCGACACCGTGCTCGACCGGCTGCGCGACCCCACCAGCGGGGTGGCGTCCGAGAAGGCGGCCAGCGCCGCCGGCGCCTACCTGGTGGGGGCGGTGCTGACCGCCTTTCTCCTGTCGTCGGGCCCGAAGATGGGCGAGGCGGCGCTGCTGCAGGTGGCCGACGCGACCCAGCGCGAGCACCTCCGTCAGCTCGTCCGCACCGGCTTCGCCCGGGGGCGCACCTACGTGCTCTTCGGGCTGGCCAAGGCCGCGGTGGTCGGCTCCGTGGGTTGGGCGCTGTGCTACTGGCAGGACGTCCCCGCGCCCATCGTGCTGGGGGTCGCGGTGGCGGCGCTGAGCGTCGTGCCCGGCTTCGGCGTCCTGGTGGCCGGGATCTTCGCGGTGCTGCTGGAGGCCGGCCTGGGCACCGTCGAGGGCGTCATCTGGCTGGCCGTGGCCTTCGTCCTGCTGCAGGCCGCCGACGTGGTCTTCGTCCGGCGGATCGTGATCCCCCGCTCCCTGTCGGTCGGCCCCGCCGTGGTGGTGATCGCGGTGATCGTCGGCTTCGAGGTCTACGGCATCGGCGGCGCCCTCTTCGCCGCCGTCCTCGCCATCTTCGCCATCGCGATGCTCGACGCCGCCGGCGGCATCATCGAAGCCGCCGAGTCCCAACCTCCGTCCCAGCCCTCGACGACACCTCCCGACGCCTAG
- a CDS encoding AI-2E family transporter yields MPGAGDRPDVPVAEPQVVQVAHLDWRSGAWIAGGLFVAFVLVGLVRNIPDSLTRVGVGFLLAFALDPIVVRLRHRLGCTRPTAVAIVSLAVGALFALLVFVLGPPAVEQAEEFGRELPETVESAYDFPVVGSWLEERDAATEVREWAADLPARVDTDSITNMARSVLDGVLAALMVVVVGLATLVDGDRLVQRLRSALPAGVEPAAVRVGRTFYRTLGAYFAGSLLVASLAAIFILAVGLAFQVPLAPAAALWMLVVNLIPQIGGLLGGGFFVILAMTQGLTTGLICLALYLVYMNIENHVIQPTVVGQAVDLSPPATMLAALVGGAAAGIPGALVATPLAGAGKSLYLELRWGRTPESHTPLRRVWERRVHHGDTAEGEAPTPL; encoded by the coding sequence GTGCCGGGTGCTGGCGATCGTCCTGATGTGCCGGTGGCGGAGCCGCAGGTGGTGCAGGTGGCCCACCTCGACTGGCGGTCGGGGGCGTGGATCGCCGGCGGGCTGTTCGTGGCCTTCGTGCTGGTGGGCCTGGTCCGCAACATCCCCGACAGCTTGACGCGGGTGGGCGTCGGGTTCCTGCTCGCCTTCGCCCTCGACCCGATCGTGGTGCGCCTCCGCCACCGGCTGGGCTGCACCCGCCCCACCGCGGTGGCGATCGTGTCGCTGGCGGTCGGGGCGCTGTTCGCCCTCCTGGTGTTCGTCCTCGGACCGCCCGCCGTGGAGCAGGCCGAGGAGTTCGGCCGGGAGCTGCCCGAGACCGTCGAGAGCGCCTACGACTTCCCCGTCGTCGGCAGCTGGCTGGAGGAGCGCGACGCCGCCACCGAGGTGCGGGAGTGGGCCGCCGACCTGCCCGCCCGCGTCGACACCGACTCCATCACCAACATGGCCCGCTCGGTGCTCGACGGCGTGCTGGCGGCGCTGATGGTGGTGGTCGTGGGCCTGGCGACGCTGGTGGACGGCGACCGCCTGGTGCAGCGGCTGCGCTCCGCGCTGCCGGCCGGCGTCGAGCCCGCGGCCGTCCGCGTGGGCCGCACCTTCTACCGCACGCTCGGCGCCTACTTCGCCGGTTCACTGCTGGTGGCGAGCCTGGCGGCCATCTTCATCCTCGCCGTGGGCCTGGCGTTCCAGGTGCCGCTCGCCCCGGCCGCGGCGCTGTGGATGCTGGTGGTGAACCTGATCCCCCAGATCGGCGGGCTGCTCGGCGGCGGCTTCTTCGTGATCCTGGCGATGACCCAGGGGCTCACCACCGGCCTGATCTGCCTGGCGCTCTACCTCGTCTACATGAACATCGAGAACCACGTCATCCAGCCGACGGTCGTCGGCCAGGCGGTGGACCTGTCGCCGCCCGCCACGATGCTGGCGGCCCTGGTCGGCGGCGCCGCCGCGGGCATCCCCGGCGCTCTGGTGGCGACCCCGCTGGCCGGCGCCGGCAAGTCGCTCTACCTGGAGCTGCGCTGGGGCCGCACACCCGAGTCCCACACGCCGCTGCGCCGGGTGTGGGAGCGCCGGGTCCACCACGGTGACACCGCGGAGGGTGAGGCTCCGACCCCCCTCTGA
- a CDS encoding nitronate monooxygenase family protein: MRTEICDRLGIEFPIFAFSHCRDVVAAVTNAGGLGVLGAVAFDGDQLEVELKWLDDHVGDKPYGVDLVIPSKYEGMDLDDMSPADLEAELRKHVPDGHRDFAAKILADHGVPEMPPEDVHDRQLLGWTSVTAGPQVEVILQHDKARLVANALGTPPAEVVAEIQSTDRLIGALCGSVRHALKHKDAGLDFVVCQGTEGGGHTGEVSSLVLWPQVIDALGGGGPGSLPVLAAGGVGNGRQVASAMAMGAAGVWTGSLWLTVEEADVPPAQMETYIAATSHDTVRSRSFTGKPARMLRNDWTEAWEREDSPEPLPMPLQMMVALEAVQRGHRYPEAAKDVNFNPVGQVVGQLEKVERAGQVVQRLVEEYVDACERLNRLNGG; the protein is encoded by the coding sequence ATGCGCACCGAGATCTGCGACCGCCTCGGGATCGAGTTCCCGATCTTCGCCTTCAGCCACTGCCGCGACGTCGTCGCCGCGGTGACCAACGCCGGAGGCCTGGGCGTCCTCGGCGCCGTCGCCTTCGACGGCGACCAGCTCGAGGTCGAGCTCAAGTGGCTCGACGACCACGTGGGCGACAAGCCCTACGGCGTCGACCTCGTCATCCCCTCCAAGTACGAGGGCATGGACCTCGACGACATGTCGCCCGCCGACCTCGAGGCCGAGCTGCGCAAGCACGTGCCCGACGGCCACCGCGACTTCGCCGCCAAGATCCTCGCCGACCACGGCGTCCCCGAGATGCCGCCCGAGGACGTCCACGACCGCCAGCTCCTCGGCTGGACCAGCGTCACCGCCGGCCCCCAGGTCGAGGTGATCCTCCAGCACGACAAGGCCCGGCTCGTCGCCAACGCCCTGGGCACCCCACCCGCCGAGGTCGTCGCCGAGATCCAGTCGACGGACCGCCTCATCGGCGCCCTGTGCGGCTCGGTGCGCCACGCCCTCAAGCACAAGGACGCCGGGCTCGACTTCGTCGTCTGCCAGGGCACCGAGGGTGGTGGGCACACCGGCGAGGTGTCGTCGCTGGTGCTGTGGCCCCAGGTGATCGACGCCCTCGGAGGTGGCGGCCCCGGCAGCCTGCCGGTGCTGGCCGCCGGCGGCGTCGGCAACGGGCGCCAGGTCGCCTCGGCCATGGCCATGGGGGCCGCGGGCGTGTGGACCGGCTCGCTGTGGCTCACGGTGGAGGAGGCCGACGTGCCCCCCGCCCAGATGGAGACCTACATCGCCGCCACCAGCCACGACACCGTGCGCTCACGGTCGTTCACCGGCAAGCCCGCCCGCATGCTGCGCAACGACTGGACGGAGGCCTGGGAGCGGGAGGACTCGCCCGAGCCGCTGCCCATGCCGCTGCAGATGATGGTGGCGCTCGAGGCCGTCCAGCGGGGCCACCGCTACCCGGAGGCCGCCAAGGACGTGAACTTCAACCCGGTCGGCCAGGTCGTCGGTCAGCTCGAGAAGGTGGAGCGGGCCGGGCAGGTCGTCCAGCGCCTGGTCGAGGAGTACGTCGACGCCTGCGAGCGCCTCAACCGCCTCAACGGCGGCTGA
- a CDS encoding D-alanine--D-alanine ligase family protein, protein MTSSDRVRLVVLFGGQSAEHEVSCTTAAHVLQAADPERYELVPIGITREGTWVQSDDAVAALAHGVAEFPGRVTAAGTAVEPLPTVTPASTDDLPVVVLPLLHGPHGEDGTVQGMLELAGVPYVGSGVLASALCMDKLKAKEIAAANGIPQTPWLGLRDTELADGPAAVEAEGLRYPLFVKPANLGSSVGITKVVTPDALAPALALAAEYDEWLVVEQGVVDGREIEVAVLGNEAPRASLPGEIVPGNDFYDYDDKYVDGTTELRIPAPLGDELTAEVQRLAVESYLALRCDGMARVDFFHQQGTGFLLNEINTIPGFTPISMYPKMWEASGLAYPDLIDELVRLAVDRHDRRSRFSTKR, encoded by the coding sequence ATGACCAGCAGCGATCGTGTCCGCCTCGTCGTGCTCTTCGGGGGCCAGTCAGCCGAGCACGAGGTGTCGTGCACGACGGCGGCCCACGTCCTGCAGGCGGCCGACCCCGAGCGCTACGAGCTCGTGCCGATCGGCATCACCCGCGAGGGCACCTGGGTGCAGTCCGACGACGCCGTCGCCGCCCTGGCCCACGGCGTCGCCGAGTTCCCCGGCCGGGTGACGGCCGCCGGGACCGCGGTGGAGCCCCTGCCCACGGTCACCCCGGCGAGCACCGACGACCTGCCCGTCGTGGTCCTGCCGCTGCTGCACGGCCCCCACGGCGAGGACGGCACGGTGCAGGGGATGCTGGAGCTGGCCGGCGTGCCCTACGTGGGCAGCGGGGTGCTGGCGTCGGCCCTGTGCATGGACAAGCTGAAGGCCAAGGAGATCGCCGCCGCCAACGGCATCCCGCAGACCCCCTGGCTGGGCCTGCGCGACACCGAGCTGGCCGACGGGCCCGCCGCGGTCGAGGCCGAGGGCCTGCGCTACCCGCTGTTCGTGAAGCCCGCCAACCTGGGCTCCTCGGTGGGCATCACCAAGGTCGTCACCCCCGACGCCCTGGCCCCGGCCCTGGCGCTGGCCGCCGAGTACGACGAGTGGCTGGTGGTGGAGCAGGGCGTGGTCGACGGCCGCGAGATCGAGGTGGCGGTGCTGGGCAACGAGGCGCCGCGGGCGTCGCTGCCGGGCGAGATCGTGCCGGGCAACGACTTCTACGACTACGACGACAAGTACGTCGACGGCACCACCGAGCTCCGCATCCCGGCGCCGCTCGGCGACGAGCTCACCGCCGAGGTGCAGCGCCTGGCCGTCGAGTCGTACCTGGCGCTGCGCTGCGACGGGATGGCCCGGGTCGACTTCTTCCACCAGCAGGGCACCGGCTTCCTCCTCAACGAGATCAACACCATCCCCGGCTTCACCCCCATCTCGATGTACCCGAAGATGTGGGAGGCGTCGGGCCTGGCCTACCCCGACCTGATCGACGAGCTGGTGCGCCTGGCCGTCGACCGCCACGACCGCCGCTCCCGCTTCTCCACCAAGCGCTGA
- the murF gene encoding UDP-N-acetylmuramoyl-tripeptide--D-alanyl-D-alanine ligase: MDLKLSDVAAATGGRLDGPDLQVSGATIDSRSITPGQLFVPVVAERDGHDFVGAALAAGAAGYLTSRELVGGSAVVVDDTAVALAHLGRHARDHLGADAHVVGVTGSVGKTSVKDLLAAALAARWRTSASVKSFNNELGVPLTLFNAPEGTEALVVEMGARDRGHVKALCDLALPTVGVVTRVAAVHTEVFGTIDDVAAAKAELVEALPAHGTAVLNAADPRVAAMAARTRARALTFGAGGDVHADHVTVDDDLRARFTLRSPWGSADVQLNVRGVHMVENALAAGAAALACDVPVEALPEALAAAELSPWRMEVVRLTSGAVLVNDAYNANPTSMAAALQALAALPATRRVAVLGVMAEIGATSDAEHVGIGELARDLGIEVVSVGVPAYGGVLVDGDDLDAAVAALGPLGEGVAVLVKASRVAELERLAARLT; encoded by the coding sequence GTGGACCTGAAGCTGAGCGACGTGGCGGCGGCGACCGGTGGCCGTCTCGACGGGCCCGACCTGCAGGTGTCGGGGGCCACGATCGACTCCCGGTCGATCACGCCGGGCCAGCTGTTCGTGCCGGTGGTGGCCGAGCGCGACGGGCACGACTTCGTCGGCGCAGCGCTGGCCGCCGGCGCGGCGGGCTACCTCACCAGCCGGGAGCTGGTCGGGGGCAGCGCCGTGGTGGTGGACGACACCGCCGTCGCCCTGGCGCACCTGGGCCGCCACGCCCGCGACCACCTCGGTGCCGACGCCCACGTCGTCGGGGTCACCGGGTCGGTCGGCAAGACCTCGGTGAAGGACCTGCTGGCCGCGGCCCTCGCGGCCCGGTGGCGCACGTCGGCCAGCGTCAAGTCGTTCAACAACGAGCTGGGTGTGCCGCTCACGCTCTTCAACGCCCCCGAGGGCACCGAGGCGCTGGTGGTGGAGATGGGCGCCCGCGACCGGGGGCACGTCAAGGCGCTGTGCGACCTGGCCCTGCCGACGGTCGGCGTGGTGACCAGGGTGGCCGCGGTGCACACCGAGGTCTTCGGCACGATCGACGACGTGGCCGCCGCCAAGGCCGAGCTGGTGGAGGCGCTGCCGGCGCACGGCACCGCGGTGCTCAACGCCGCCGACCCCCGGGTGGCGGCGATGGCGGCACGCACCCGCGCCCGGGCGCTCACGTTCGGCGCCGGCGGCGACGTCCACGCCGACCACGTCACCGTCGACGACGACCTGCGCGCCCGCTTCACGCTGCGCTCCCCCTGGGGCTCCGCGGACGTGCAGCTGAACGTCCGCGGCGTCCACATGGTGGAGAACGCCCTGGCCGCCGGGGCCGCGGCGCTGGCGTGCGACGTCCCCGTCGAGGCGCTGCCGGAGGCGCTGGCCGCCGCCGAGCTCTCCCCGTGGCGGATGGAGGTGGTGCGGCTGACGTCGGGGGCGGTGCTGGTCAACGACGCCTACAACGCCAACCCCACCTCGATGGCCGCCGCCCTGCAGGCCCTGGCCGCCCTGCCGGCCACCCGCCGGGTCGCCGTGCTCGGGGTGATGGCCGAGATCGGCGCCACCAGCGACGCCGAGCACGTCGGCATCGGCGAGCTGGCCCGCGACCTGGGCATCGAGGTGGTGAGCGTGGGCGTCCCGGCCTACGGCGGCGTGCTGGTCGACGGCGACGACCTCGACGCCGCCGTCGCCGCCCTCGGCCCACTCGGGGAGGGCGTCGCCGTGCTGGTGAAGGCCAGCCGGGTCGCCGAGTTGGAGCGCCTCGCGGCCCGGTTGACGTGA
- a CDS encoding MurR/RpiR family transcriptional regulator — MGPDSYEALVALLHERLPDLSRSHRLLADRVLADPEGIAFMTIGDLAGAVDVNESTVVRFATGLGLKGYPGLTRLCRDKLSEEAQLLRRFTNAEQQRHAGDDPLEQAAAFDQANVARTLARIDPDTWSATVEALAGAPRVHVLGLRKVHSVAFLLSYLLGMVRDDVELLSPATGTLVEGLRRVRPGDCFVAVSIHRYIRETVQGFRWARDAGATTIALTDNAGSPLVPDADHTFYVDTAGVAVLRSLTGFVTLVQALANGVAAERGDAARATLGVEESLLDEFGVYE, encoded by the coding sequence ATGGGACCGGACAGCTACGAGGCACTCGTCGCGCTGCTGCACGAGCGCCTGCCCGACCTCAGCCGCTCGCACCGGCTGCTCGCCGACCGGGTGCTCGCCGACCCCGAGGGCATCGCCTTCATGACCATCGGCGACCTGGCGGGCGCGGTCGACGTCAACGAGTCGACCGTGGTGCGCTTCGCCACCGGGCTCGGCCTCAAGGGCTACCCGGGGCTCACCCGGCTGTGTCGCGACAAGCTCAGCGAGGAGGCCCAGCTGCTGCGGCGCTTCACCAACGCCGAGCAGCAGCGCCACGCCGGCGACGACCCGCTGGAGCAGGCCGCCGCCTTCGACCAGGCCAACGTCGCCCGCACCCTGGCGCGCATCGATCCCGACACCTGGTCGGCCACGGTCGAGGCGCTGGCGGGGGCGCCGCGGGTGCACGTGCTGGGCCTGCGCAAGGTCCACTCCGTGGCGTTCCTGCTGTCGTACCTGCTGGGGATGGTGCGCGACGACGTCGAGCTGCTCAGCCCCGCCACCGGCACCCTGGTGGAGGGCCTGCGCCGGGTCCGGCCGGGCGACTGCTTCGTCGCCGTCTCCATCCACCGCTACATCCGTGAGACCGTCCAGGGCTTCCGCTGGGCCAGGGACGCCGGTGCCACCACGATCGCGCTGACCGACAACGCCGGCTCCCCGCTGGTGCCCGACGCCGACCACACCTTCTACGTCGACACCGCCGGCGTGGCGGTGCTCCGCTCCCTCACCGGGTTCGTGACGCTGGTCCAGGCGCTGGCCAACGGGGTCGCCGCCGAGCGGGGCGACGCGGCCCGCGCCACCCTCGGCGTCGAGGAGTCCCTGCTCGACGAGTTCGGCGTCTACGAGTAG
- a CDS encoding aminotransferase class I/II-fold pyridoxal phosphate-dependent enzyme → MVSQSATLAINEQLQARHAAGESVLHLGFGEAGLPVLPEVARRLAGAVRRNHYAPVAGSSPARWAAAGYFTRRGLPTDGDQLVYGPGSKPLLYALIACLPGDVVLPGPSWVSYEPQATLAGKRVLRVPAPESSGGVPDPDLLDDALRRARRQGRTPGILLLTVPDNPTSTVAGAELLARVCAVAEEHDLAVVSDEIYRDLCYQPDDFLSPAAYAPGRCFVTTGLSKNMALGGWRIGCARMPDSALGDRVKQEVIGLASELWTSVAQPMLEVAAYVFDEPAEVVAHVAASRALHQTVATAVHRELVAAGASCRAPQAGFYVYPDLGTQREVLARVGISSGGELARHLMEHHGVGVLPGEAFGDAPEALRFRAATSLLYGRSDEERWAALRAPDPLALPWIDGALTRLRTTLQTLTSAA, encoded by the coding sequence ATGGTCTCCCAATCAGCGACCTTGGCCATCAACGAGCAGCTCCAGGCCCGGCACGCCGCGGGCGAGTCCGTGCTGCACCTCGGCTTCGGCGAGGCGGGCCTCCCGGTGCTGCCCGAGGTCGCCCGTCGCCTGGCCGGGGCCGTGCGGCGCAACCACTACGCCCCCGTCGCCGGCTCGTCGCCCGCCCGCTGGGCCGCCGCCGGCTACTTCACCCGCCGCGGCCTGCCCACCGACGGCGACCAGCTGGTGTACGGCCCCGGCAGCAAGCCGCTCCTCTACGCGCTGATCGCCTGCCTGCCCGGCGACGTCGTGCTGCCCGGCCCCTCGTGGGTCAGCTACGAGCCCCAGGCCACCCTGGCCGGCAAGCGGGTGCTGCGGGTTCCGGCGCCGGAGTCGTCGGGCGGCGTGCCCGACCCCGACCTGCTGGACGACGCCCTCCGCCGGGCCCGGAGGCAGGGCCGGACGCCCGGCATCCTGCTGCTCACCGTGCCCGACAACCCGACGAGCACCGTCGCCGGCGCCGAGCTGCTGGCCCGGGTGTGCGCGGTCGCCGAGGAGCACGACCTCGCCGTCGTGTCCGACGAGATCTACCGCGACCTCTGCTACCAGCCCGACGACTTCCTCAGCCCGGCGGCCTACGCCCCCGGGCGCTGCTTCGTCACCACCGGCCTCAGCAAGAACATGGCGCTGGGCGGCTGGCGGATCGGCTGCGCCCGCATGCCCGACAGCGCGCTGGGCGACCGGGTGAAGCAGGAGGTGATCGGCCTGGCCAGCGAGCTGTGGACCAGCGTGGCCCAGCCAATGCTGGAGGTCGCCGCCTACGTGTTCGACGAGCCCGCCGAGGTCGTCGCCCACGTGGCCGCCAGCCGGGCGCTGCACCAGACCGTCGCCACCGCCGTGCACCGGGAGCTCGTCGCCGCCGGGGCGAGCTGCCGGGCGCCGCAGGCAGGGTTCTACGTGTACCCCGACCTGGGCACGCAGCGCGAGGTGCTGGCCCGGGTGGGGATCAGCAGCGGCGGCGAGCTGGCCCGCCACCTGATGGAGCACCACGGCGTGGGCGTCCTGCCGGGCGAGGCGTTCGGCGACGCGCCCGAGGCGCTGCGCTTCCGGGCGGCGACCAGCCTGCTCTACGGCCGCAGCGACGAGGAGCGCTGGGCCGCGCTGCGGGCGCCCGACCCGCTGGCGCTGCCCTGGATCGACGGTGCGCTGACCCGGCTGCGCACGACGCTGCAGACCCTCACGTCGGCGGCGTGA